A genomic window from Salvia splendens isolate huo1 chromosome 11, SspV2, whole genome shotgun sequence includes:
- the LOC121755274 gene encoding protein ESSENTIAL FOR POTEXVIRUS ACCUMULATION 1-like isoform X3 yields MADKTQFDSRPNLITKDLHGADNSIPLSPQWLFPKPGENKAGVVTGENHLSPLQGQANSRDNSKLPGAVEGLNDDQNKKDVFRPSIRDTESGRRERWRDEERDTNSSVRKDQWREGERELPGNRRVERWADSPGKQYGEVRRTPVERWADPANKEGHDQRRESKWNTRWGPDDKEVDAVREKWGGSSKESDIILDKGSSQPRAHAKEERDGDHFRPWRPNTSYSRGRADPHHQASPPNKQVPVFSHGRGRGENHAPTFSIGRGKINSMGSSVSHLAGNHGPVLEKDDSVNCEPHALKYSREKLIDIYRSVDLRSCAKFLEGLIHVPSLTQEEYVEPMAFCSPTPEELVILKGIEKEEIVSSGAPQISKDGSAGRATTDFMHSRRNRIGSRDDLAASHDDSEGLSDERQVYSLSNAKVEAMQDYQTSDHKLNAEALKENRSILGFRESSALGHDGSWRSSSFNSALENSSMDTHNTRKGPQFQMGDHPMTRRQTSAVLDREIEARKLSQIPPEDLVLIYKDPQGEIQGPFSGSDIITWFEAGYFGIELLVRLASAPADSPFASLGDVMPHLRAKARPPPGFNSPKPNEIQDTSGRFNYVNMGNLHPILNEAETSKADSRYKPGSATEAENRFLESLMGGSMNPAALESFALSEAMQGYSGNNSNKLPSVGANNGDDPYILAKKMMLERQRSLPSPYQFWPGRDAAAIAAKTDLVADASLARQNLLSSIADNALAQNISQNVDLLSSRQGIAERPSSNVNNGMGGWLNFPVQGGLDPLQNKLDIHHSQNFPPQSAVSLQQRLQMQNPSMSNLLPKSMDNPSNLLTPENLLVSGLSQDPQLLSLLQQQYMLQLQSQVPVPPQQSILDKLLLLKQQQKQEEQQQLLHQQQLISQLLSEQNSNQRLGDPSFQHLQAEALAAGINSVDHAPFRQHELFKMGLQLQTSNPQHENVVLPVTPPSISQDFSPNVVPETSTHAPHSTFSNNVEQRNWNAILPHQIVDKQQDISSIQTGGMEEIGVSEVTNNKPLERTSYDDETVRSTTSDVALIPTAVVCLSETLKQEFPAANNHEDVNASNESSARTLAYAQDLGEKVTSESLPVKEMKIPEAEEAKKPVEKKSKKQKALKVSTELVKGVSKPQQPKPESGRSNMLQEKPETMSVHLDALEAPVPIKESKTADDVDLPGNQSLSSWNATGDGVVVESKGQTEQPVSASDHTHTGQRAWKPAPGFKPKSLLEIQQEEQRRRAQEEVAVSDISTSLTSVAISPPWAGVVLSSDNKAPNITHQDTSAEFKSENSSIQKNKKNQAEDLFWDVAAKSVEREMEVSESATWGVSSKTASSQNKAVDDDDFIEAKDTKKSRKKASKGKNAAAKVAPATSVDVAVGSSSNDKGKITRQMQQEKEAFTAVPSGPSFGDFVMWKEESASPSPGPAWSTDSGKSHKPTSLRDILKEQQRSLPSVPAIPVPVPQKSATNQTARGSVSSWSVPGSPPSKAPSPRQVSSQTKNKVEDDLFWGPLDQVKPEAKQSGYPQLGTQGSWGSKTPPVKGNAGGPLNREKSIGGRPAEYSLSSTASFTRSSMKGKKNASNKNSEAMDFKEWCESECARLVGSKDTSFLEFCFKQSREEAKTLLIENLGSFDPDHEFIDKFLNYKDFLPADVLEVAFKSQNNDKAYSSTMRDVNTNFVDGLGSAKGGVAASDGDVKGGGKKKGKKGKKVSPSVLGFNVVSNRIMMGEIQSIED; encoded by the exons ATGGCTGACAAGACTCAGTTTGATTCTCGTCCTAATCTGATCACCAAAG ATCTTCATGGAGCTGACAATTCCATTCCCCTATCGCCACAATGGCTTTTTCCAAAACCAGGGGAGAACAAAGCTGGAGTGGTTACCGGG GAAAACCATCTTAGTCCACTTCAAGGACAGGCCAATTCTCGAGATAATTCAAAACTACCTGGAGCAGTTGAAGGCTTGAATGATGACCAGAACAAGAAAGATGTTTTCCGTCCATCCATAAGAGATACGGAATCTGGTAGGCGTGAACGTTGGCGTGATGAAGAAAGGGATACCAATTCCTCTGTCCGCAAAGATCAATGGAGAGAAGGGGAAAGAGAGCTTCCTGGTAACCGACGAGTGGAACGGTGGGCTGATTCTCCTGGAAAACAATATGGTGAAGTACGCCGTACCCCAGTAGAGCGATGGGCTGATCCAGCAAATAAAGAGGGTCACGATCAACGCCGAGAGAGCAAATGGAATACTCGTTGGGGGCCTGATGACAAAGAGGTTGACGCAGTGCGTGAAAAGTGGGGGGGTTCTAGTAAAGAGAGTGATATAATTCTTGACAAAGGGTCTTCTCAACCTCGTGCTCATGCAAAGGAAGAGAGGGATGGGGATCATTTTCGACCATGGAGACCAAACACATCCTACAGCCGAGGTAGAGCAGATCCTCACCACCAAGCTTCACCCCCAAACAAACAAGTTCCTGTCTTTTCACATGGAAGGGGACGTGGAGAAAATCATGCACCAACCTTTTCTATTGGCAGAGGAAAGATTAACTCTATGGGGAGCTCTGTCTCTCACTTAGCCGGTAATCATGGACCTGTCTTAGAAAAGGATGATAGTGTTAACTGTGAGCCCCATGCTCTAAAATATAGCAGGGAGAAGTTGATTGATATCTACAGGTCAGTTGATTTGAGATCCTGCGCAAAGTTTTTGGAGGGTCTTATTCATGTACCTTCTCTAACTCAAGAAGAATATGTGGAACCCATGGCCTTTTGTTCCCCAACACCTGAAGAATTG GTTATCCTCAAGGGGATTGAGAAAGAAGAAATTGTTAGCAGTGGTGCACCTCAAATCAGTAAAGATGGATCTGCCGGCCGAGCAACTACTGACTTTATGCATTCTAGAAGAAACAGGATCG GTAGTAGAGATGATCTTGCAGCTTCTCATGATGATTCAGAAGGTTTGTCTGATGAAAGGCAGGTATATTCCCTGTCTAATGCGAAAGTGGAGGCCATGCAGGACTATCAGACTTCTGATCACAAACTGAATGCTGAAG CTTTGAAAGAAAATAGGAGCATTCTTGGCTTCAGAGAGTCTAGTGCCCTGGGACATGATGGTTCATGGAGATCTTCATCTTTTAACAGTGCTTTGGAGAACAGTTCAATGGATACCCATAACACTAGAAAGGGACCTCAGTTCCAGATGGGTGATCATCCTATGACGAGAAGACAAACATCAGCAGTGTTGGACAGGGAGATTGAGGCACGCAAACTTTCCCAGATTCCACCTGAAGACTTAGTACTCATCTATAAAGATCCGCAGGGCGAGATTCAAGGTCCATTTTCTGGAAGTGATATCATTACATGGTTTGAGGCTGGGTATTTTGGCATAGAATTGCTAGTTCGCTTAGCCAGTGCACCGGCTGATAGTCCATTCGCTTCACTTGGAGATGTGATGCCACACTTGCGTGCTAAAGCACGTCCACCTCCTGGATTCAATTCTCCTAAGCCCAATGAAATACAAGATACATCTGGTAGGTTTAACTATGTAAACATGGGAAATCTTCATCCTATTTTGAATGAGGCTGAAACGTCAAAAGCTGATTCAAGATACAAACCTGGTTCGGCGACTGAGGCTGAAAACAGGTTCCTGGAGTCACTTATGGGGGGCAGCATGAATCCTGCAGCACTGGAAAGTTTTGCTCTCTCAGAAG CTATGCAGGGATACAGTGGAAATAATTCTAACAAACTTCCTTCTGTGGGAGCTAATAATGGGGATGATCCTTATATATTAGCCAAAAAGATGATGCTAGAGAGGCAGAGATCTCTTCCAAGTCCTTATCAATTTTGGCCAGGGAGAGATGCAGCTGCTATTGCTGCAAAGACAGATTTAGTGGCTGATGCGTCATTGGCTCGCCAGAACCTTTTGTCTTCTATTGCAGACAATGCTCTTGCACAGAATATTTCACAGAATGTGGATTTATTGTCATCCCGTCAGGGGATAGCTGAAAGACCCAGCTCCAATGTCAACAATGGAATGGGTGGTTGGTTGAATTTCCCTGTCCAAGGGGGACTGGACCCACTTCAGAATAAGTTGGACATTCATCACTCTCAGAATTTTCCTCCACAATCTGCAGTTAGCTTGCAGCAAAGGCTGCAGATGCAGAATCCATCTATGAGTAATTTATTACCCAAATCCATGGACAATCCATCCAACCTATTAACACCGGAGAACCTACTCGTGTCTGGTCTGTCCCAAGACCCGCAACTGCTAAGTTTGTTGCAACAGCAGTATATGCTGCAGCTGCAATCTCAGGTGCCAGTTCCACCACAACAATCCATTTTGGATAAGCTACTGCTTTTAAAGCAGCAACAGAAGCAGGAAGAGCAGCAACAATTATTGCATCAGCAACAATTGATTTCTCAGTTGCTCTCTGAGCAGAATTCTAATCAGCGATTGGGTGATCCATCATTCCAGCATTTGCAGGCTGAAGCTTTGGCTGCAGGGATTAATAGTGTTGATCATGCCCCATTTCGACAACACGAGTTATTTAAAATGGGTCTTCAGCTTCAAACCTCAAATCCACAACATGAAAATGTTGTCTTACCTGTTACTCCTCCCAGTATTTCACAAGATTTTAGCCCAAATGTTGTTCCAGAAACATCTACGCATGCCCCACATTCAACTTTTTCCAATAACGTGGAGCAAAGGAATTGGAATGCCATCCTGCCTCATCAAATTGTTGATAAGCAGCAAGACATATCTTCTATACAAACTGGTGGAATGGAAGAAATAGGCGTGTCAGAGGTGACCAACAACAAGCCATTGGAACGTACGTCGTATGATGATGAAACTGTCAGATCTACAACTTCTGATGTTGCTTTGATTCCTACAGCTGTAGTATGTTTATCGGAAACACTTAAACAGGAATTTCCTGCTGCTAATAATCACGAAGATGTAAATGCATCAAATGAGAGTTCAGCTAGAACTCTTGCATATGCACAAGATTTAGGTGAAAAAGTCACTAGTGAGTCCTTACCTGTTAAGGAAATGAAAATTCCTGAGGCCGAGGAAGCAAAGAAGCCGGTAGAGAAGAAATCCAAAAAGCAAAAGGCTTTGAAGGTTTCTACTGAGTTGGTAAAGGGTGTGTCTAAGCCACAACAGCCTAAACCAGAAAGTGGAAGATCAAACATGCTTCAGGAAAAACCTGAGACAATGTCTGTCCATCTAGATGCACTTGAGGCACCTGTTCCCATTAAGGAGAGTAAGACTGCTGATGATGTGGATTTACCTGGAAATCAATCACTGTCTTCCTGGAATGCTACAGGTGATGGGGTAGTTGTTGAGAGCAAGGGTCAGACAGAACAACCTGTTTCTGCTTCTGATCACACTCATACTGGACAACGTGCATGGAAGCCTGCACCTGGTTTCAAGCCAAAATCATTGCTTGAAATACAACAGGAAGAGCAGAGGAGGAGAGCACAAGAAGAAGTGGCTGTTTCGGATATCTCAACATCTCTAACCTCTGTCGCCATTTCTCCACCCTGGGCTGGGGTAGTTTTGAGTTCTGATAATAAGGCACCTAACATAACTCACCAGGATACCAGTGCCGAGTTCAAATCCGAGAATTCCTCAATccagaagaacaagaagaaccAGGCTGAAGATCTATTTTGGGATGTTGCTGCCAAGTCCGTCGAGAGAGAAATGGAAGTTTCTGAAAGTGCTACCTGGGGAGTGTCTTCGAAAACAGCGAGCTCACAAAATAAGgctgttgatgatgatgacttTATCGAGGCTAAAGATACTAAAAAGAGTCGTAAAAAGGCTTCTAAAGGTAAGAACGCTGCAGCTAAGGTTGCTCCTGCAACTTCGGTTGACGTGGCTGTTGGATCAAGTTCAAATGACAAGGGAAAAATTACTCGGCAGATGCAGCAAGAGAAGGAAGCTTTTACAGCAGTGCCATCAGGCCCCTCCTTTGGTGATTTTGTTATGTGGAAGGAGGAGTCTGCGAGCCCATCTCCTGGCCCTGCTTGGTCCACTGATTCCGGCAAGTCTCATAAGCCAACTTCACTCAGGGATATCCTAAAGGAACAACAAAGGTCCTTGCCATCTGTACCTGCAATTCCGGTGCCAGTTCCTCAGAAATCTGCAACTAACCAAACTGCCCGTGGAAGTGTTTCCTCATGGTCGGTCCCTGGATCACCACCTTCAAAGGCTCCATCCCCTAGACAAGTTTCTTCGCAGACAAAAAATAAAGTGGAGGATGATCTCTTCTGGGGGCCACTGGATCAAGTGAAACCAGAGGCAAAGCA GTCAGGTTATCCTCAACTTGGAACACAGGGCAGTTGGGGAAGCAAAACCCCACCTGTGAAAGGAAATGCCGGTGGTCCATTGAACCGAGAGAAATCCATCGGCGGAAGGCCTGCTGAGTATTCACTTTCTTCAACAGCTTCCTTCACTCGGTCCTCAAtgaaagggaagaagaatgccTCCAACAAAAATTCAG AGGCCATGGACTTCAAGGAATGGTGCGAGAGTGAGTGCGCCAGACTTGTAGGTTCCAAAG ATACCAGTTTCCTGGAGTTCTGTTTTAAGCAATCAAGAGAGGAAGCCAAAACGCTTCTGATAGAAAATCTTGGTTCATTTGATCCCGACCACGAGTTCATCGACAAATTTCTAAATTACAAAGACTTTTTGCCTGCGGATGTTCTTGAAGTTGCCTTCAAAAGCCAGAACAATGACAAGGCTTATAGCTCGACAATGAGAGATGTGAATACGAACTTTGTTGATGGATTGGGCTCAGCGAAAGGTGGCGTGGCAGCGAGTGATGGGGATGTGAAAGGAGGTggaaagaagaaggggaagaaagGGAAGAAAGTGAGTCCATCTGTTTTAGGATTTAATGTGGTTAGCAACAGGATCATGATGGGTGAGATTCAGTCAATTGAGGATTAA